AAGAAATCCGGCTCTCGAATTGACCAGTTTCTTGGTAGATTCGAATATCCATATTTTTCGATCGACCTTAATATGGAGTCTAAGAATTGACTTAATCTGGACGTGAAACGATAAAGAAGAAACTGCTGACAAAAGGTAGTAAGTCAGCTCTTTTTTTTGTCTAAATCAGAAGATTACATCAAGGGTAAAGGACGAAATTGGATGTTTAAACCCACTCCTACGGCAAGGCAGTATTGAATTGGTCAATGTCGAGGATTTGGCGCACTAGATCACTTGTTACGCAAGATTGACTCTACCATCAACTTTTCGTTCATCGCGGAAAAGACCCGACCGTTATACTGCGAGGACCTGCGTGGCCACTGTGATGTTGTTCAAAATGTTGTTCATCGGGTATTTGTGCAGCATTCTCTACGAACGATGCCTGGTGGAAGAAGTGTATACGTTACACCGGGAAAACGTATACAACGCCAAACCCTACCTGGCTTGTCTGAAACGGCAGAAAGAATGCTTCGACTTTAAAGTGGAAGCCGTGGTGCTAGGCGTCGGAAACCTGACTATTCCGGTTTGACTCCACTACACACGGATGTGGGGCTTGCCAGAGTAACAGAGCAATTCCTTTTTCTGCTATGTGCCAGAACATCAAGAAAATAGCCTTGCTCCTCTGAAAGAGTAGTACGGGGCCCGAAGGCGGGCCTATTTCTCACGCCCCCATGAGTCGCTTGAACCCTGACAAGTGCCAAATCGTGAAGGAGTCTCCCACATGCCCACATAGAGAACAAGTCGTACCTGTGGTCACATCGGCCCCCGACCACGCTATGCACACATAGGGTACAAGTCAATCCTTAGCCATTTCGTTCCACAGTTGTTCTGTTCGGGTGGCTTTTTCAATGTGGCAGTATTACTCAGACCCCTGCCATAATTGGTGGCCGGTACGACAATCCGGAACAGGCGGTGAAATAGCCCGCTCCCAGCAACCGGGAATGAAAAAAAAGGATAATGACAAGGAGCAATTTACGGATGATTCTAAATAGGCGCATAAATAGTAATGACAATTAAACGAAGCACCCCCTCAGTCTCGGGGCCGCTCCTATTTTGAGCTTATAGACCGAGATCATTCTTGCTAATAGCGGAATTTATTCATATTAAGCGTATGACCAAAAACATTTTATTTCATGTGCATAACATATCTAAAGATCGAGCTTTATGGGGGTATTAGAAAATTGACAACCGATAAAATGAAAGTGGTTATTCTGTCAGGTGGATATGGAACGAGACTCAGTGAGGAGACCCATTCCAAACCGAAGCCGATGGTGAAGATTGGTGGAAAACCGATTCTATGGCACATTATGAAGATTTATTCATATTACGGTTTCAATGATTTCATTCTTTGCTTGGGGTACAAAGGAGGCTATATAAAAAAATTTTTTGCCGATTACTCTTTATCCAACTCTGATGTGACCTTTGATTTCAGTAAACATGGTAAAGCCATCATACACCGGTATTCAGCGGAACCCTGGAAGGTCACACTTATTGATACCGGGATGGGAACGATGACTGGTGGACGGCTCAAACGGATTCAAACTTATGTTGGAAAGGAACCGTTCATGTTGACTTACGGGGATGGAGTCTCCGATCTTAATATCGTCGAATTGCTCGAATATCATCACTCCCATGGAAAACTAGCAACGGTTACGGCGGTTCAACCTCCAGGAAGGTTCGGCACCTTACGTTTATCGGAGAATAACGCTGTGACCCGATTCAAGGAAAAGTCGATAGCAGATGTCGGTTGGATCAATGCCGGTTTTTTTGTCATGCAGCCGGAAGTTTTTAATTATATCGGAGGAGACGATACTGTGCTGGAAAAAGAGCCGTTGGAAAACTTGGCGGCGGACGGTCAACTGATGGCATATAAGCACTATGGTTTCTGGCATCCGATGGATACCTTGAGGGACAAAATGAAACTGGAAAAGTTGTGGGAATCGGGGCAAGCCCCATGGAAAAAGTGAGACGGTTGGAACCGCGTTTCTGGAAAGATAAAAAAGTATTGGTGACCGGACATACCGGCTTTAAAGGCAGTTGGTTGTGTTTATGGCTGTCTTATTGGGGTGCTGAAGTAACTGGATATGCTTTGCGCCCACCGACTAACCCCAGCTTGTTTCAATTGGCCAGTATCGGTTCCATGATTGCTTCAATCGATGGCGATATACGACACGGAGAAAGATTGAAAGAGGCCCTTTTAGCTGTTGATCCGGACATTGTCATCCATATGGCCGCTCAACCCCTTGTCCGGGAATCTTACGATTCTCCGTTAAAAACCTACGAGACGAATGTGTTGGGCACTGTCCACCTGCTTGAGGCAGTGAGAACTGCCGTGAAGCAAGGAAAAAGGGTCAGGGCGGTTATCAATGTGACTACCGACAAGTGCTATGAAAACCAAGAATGGGTCTGGGGCTATCGGGAGAATGACCGGCTTGGGGGATATGATCCTTATTCAAACAGCAAGGCTTGTTCCGAGCTGGTTACCGTCGCCTACCGCAATTCCTTTTTCAACAACCGGGATTATTCGTCCCATAGAGTGGCACTTGCTTCCGCCAGGGCGGGAAACGTCATCGGGGGTGGAGACTGGGCGACGGATCGACTTGTGCCCGATTGCATCCGGGCTCTCCTTAAAGGCAGGAAAATAAAATTGAGAAATCCCGGAGCGATCCGGCCCTGGCAACACGTGCTGGAACCTTTGAGCGGCTATCTGTTATTGGCGCAGAAGCTGTACGAACACGGGCCAAAATATGCGAAAGGGTGGAATTTTGGTCCGGACGATACCGACGCCAAACCTGTCGGCTGGATCGTGGAAGAGATATTCAGGAAGTGGGGGGGAGGAGCGAACTTTGAGCTGGACAAATCCTGCCAGCCTCATGAAGCCCACTATTTGAAACTAGATTCTTCCCGGGCGAGAATTGAGTTGGGGTGGAGTCCTAGATGGAATGTGGAAGAGGCACTCGAACGGGTGGTCGAGTGGGCCCGCGCTTATAAGGAAAACCGGGATTTAACCGCCGTGTGTTTGGATCAGTTGGAAGAATACCTCGGCTCATAAGACTGGTTGCTAGGGGCCTTAAAAACGGAGGACCGGTTGAATGAAATAGAGAGAAGGAAAGTGAATGGAGAAGAAAGTGCTCATTACAGGTGCTGACGGAATGTTAGCGATGGATTTCGCCGATGTACTGAGCGAAAAATCCGGTTATGTGATTGTGAAAATGAATAGACAAAAGCTTGATATCACTGATCGGAATGCCGTATGCAGCGCCATGACTCAAGTCAAGCCCGATTATGTCATTCACACGGCAGCACTGTCAGATGTAGACTACTGTGAAGAAAATCGAGCACATGCTTTTCAAGTAAATGGATACGGGACGGAAAACATCGCCTATTACGCTCAAAAGGTAAAGGCAAAATTTGTTTACATCAGTACTTGTGCATTGTTCGGGGATGAAATCAGAAAATACACAGAAAGCGATCCGGTGGTTTTAAAAACTGTTTATGCCAAGGCTAAGTACTTTGGTGAAGAAAAAACGAAAGAATGGTGTGACCGTTACTTTATTGTTCGCCCCGGATGGCTGTTTGGCGGCAACATAAACCATAAAAGAAATTTTGTATACCAGAGATACAGAGAAGCTCTGAACTTTCCTGAGATTTACAGTGCCGCAGACCAATACGGATGCCCCACGTATACCCGTCATTTATCGTACAGGATCATCGAATTGATGGAAACGGATAGTTACGGTGTTTATCACATCTCGAACAGTGGCAGTGCCACCCGATATGAATATGTCAAAAAAATCGTCAGGACTTTTGGTTTAAACAACAAAATCCATCCTGTGGATTCCGATTTTTTTAAACG
Above is a genomic segment from Polycladomyces subterraneus containing:
- the rfbF gene encoding glucose-1-phosphate cytidylyltransferase; translation: MKVVILSGGYGTRLSEETHSKPKPMVKIGGKPILWHIMKIYSYYGFNDFILCLGYKGGYIKKFFADYSLSNSDVTFDFSKHGKAIIHRYSAEPWKVTLIDTGMGTMTGGRLKRIQTYVGKEPFMLTYGDGVSDLNIVELLEYHHSHGKLATVTAVQPPGRFGTLRLSENNAVTRFKEKSIADVGWINAGFFVMQPEVFNYIGGDDTVLEKEPLENLAADGQLMAYKHYGFWHPMDTLRDKMKLEKLWESGQAPWKK
- the rfbG gene encoding CDP-glucose 4,6-dehydratase, encoding MEKVRRLEPRFWKDKKVLVTGHTGFKGSWLCLWLSYWGAEVTGYALRPPTNPSLFQLASIGSMIASIDGDIRHGERLKEALLAVDPDIVIHMAAQPLVRESYDSPLKTYETNVLGTVHLLEAVRTAVKQGKRVRAVINVTTDKCYENQEWVWGYRENDRLGGYDPYSNSKACSELVTVAYRNSFFNNRDYSSHRVALASARAGNVIGGGDWATDRLVPDCIRALLKGRKIKLRNPGAIRPWQHVLEPLSGYLLLAQKLYEHGPKYAKGWNFGPDDTDAKPVGWIVEEIFRKWGGGANFELDKSCQPHEAHYLKLDSSRARIELGWSPRWNVEEALERVVEWARAYKENRDLTAVCLDQLEEYLGS
- a CDS encoding SDR family oxidoreductase translates to MEKKVLITGADGMLAMDFADVLSEKSGYVIVKMNRQKLDITDRNAVCSAMTQVKPDYVIHTAALSDVDYCEENRAHAFQVNGYGTENIAYYAQKVKAKFVYISTCALFGDEIRKYTESDPVVLKTVYAKAKYFGEEKTKEWCDRYFIVRPGWLFGGNINHKRNFVYQRYREALNFPEIYSAADQYGCPTYTRHLSYRIIELMETDSYGVYHISNSGSATRYEYVKKIVRTFGLNNKIHPVDSDFFKRKAPAPLCVMIKNANLSIKGFGLLSDWNTAVEEYIDRLKKELP